A window from Pseudomonas alloputida encodes these proteins:
- a CDS encoding efflux transporter outer membrane subunit: MKTSFAFTRPARTLAPLALAAALTGCSMAPKYDRPAAPIDTAYPLGAAYVEPAAATPDDAITAEIGWRDFFRDPLLQQLIGISLENNRDMRKAALNVEAAQALYRIQRAEMLPNLGVSARGASERVPADLSTTGQSDVLRRYDVAGVTAAWELDLWGRIRSLSDRALASYLALDETRIATQMSLVSEVASAYLTLRADQELLRLTSDTLATQKRSYGLTTQLVEAGNSTQLDLRRAEIALRTAEANHAAYTRQAAKDRNALVLLLGQPLTPELSRQLDEAMALPDDIVPTGLPSGLPSELLARRPDIRAAEQMLIGANANIGAARAAFFPTISLTGSAGTASASLDGLFDSGSRAWSFLPQITLPIFRGGALRANLDVAHVQKRIEIANYEKSIQAAFAEVADGLAGKRTLDEQIRAEQLLVAASQKAYELAEQRFQEGVDDNLTVLDAQRTHYGTQQTLVRTRLTRLNNLIHLYKALGGGWTEHTVQSGATAQQSARSPG, encoded by the coding sequence ATGAAAACATCTTTCGCATTCACACGACCCGCCAGGACGCTGGCGCCGCTCGCCCTCGCGGCGGCGTTGACTGGCTGCTCCATGGCACCGAAGTATGACCGGCCCGCAGCGCCGATCGACACGGCTTATCCCTTGGGCGCGGCCTATGTGGAACCGGCGGCCGCGACGCCCGACGACGCGATCACGGCCGAGATCGGCTGGCGGGACTTCTTCCGCGACCCGCTGCTGCAGCAGTTGATCGGCATTTCACTGGAGAACAACCGCGACATGCGCAAGGCCGCGCTCAACGTGGAGGCGGCTCAGGCGCTGTACCGTATCCAGCGTGCCGAGATGCTGCCGAACCTGGGCGTTTCCGCCCGCGGCGCGTCAGAGCGCGTACCGGCCGACCTCAGCACCACGGGGCAAAGCGACGTGCTCCGGCGCTACGACGTGGCCGGGGTGACGGCCGCCTGGGAACTGGACCTGTGGGGCCGCATCCGCAGCCTCAGCGACCGGGCGCTGGCGTCCTACCTGGCCCTCGACGAGACCCGCATCGCCACGCAGATGAGCCTGGTGTCCGAGGTGGCCAGCGCCTACCTCACGCTGCGTGCCGACCAGGAACTGCTGCGCCTGACGAGCGACACCCTCGCCACGCAGAAGCGCTCCTACGGGCTGACCACCCAACTGGTGGAAGCGGGCAACTCCACGCAGCTCGACCTGCGCCGCGCAGAGATCGCGTTGCGCACCGCCGAGGCCAACCATGCCGCCTACACACGGCAGGCGGCCAAGGACCGCAACGCGCTGGTGCTGCTGTTGGGCCAGCCGCTGACGCCGGAGCTGTCCCGGCAGCTTGACGAGGCCATGGCGCTGCCGGACGACATCGTGCCGACCGGCCTGCCGAGCGGCCTGCCGTCCGAACTGCTCGCGCGCCGGCCGGACATCCGCGCCGCCGAGCAGATGCTGATCGGCGCCAACGCCAACATCGGCGCGGCGCGGGCCGCGTTCTTCCCGACGATCAGCCTTACGGGCTCGGCGGGCACGGCCAGCGCTTCGCTGGACGGCCTGTTCGATTCGGGCTCGCGGGCCTGGAGCTTCCTGCCGCAGATCACGCTGCCCATCTTCCGCGGCGGCGCGCTGCGCGCCAACCTGGACGTGGCGCACGTACAGAAGCGCATCGAGATCGCCAACTACGAGAAGTCCATCCAGGCGGCCTTCGCCGAGGTGGCCGACGGCCTGGCGGGCAAGCGCACGCTCGATGAGCAGATCCGCGCGGAGCAGCTCCTGGTGGCGGCCAGCCAGAAGGCCTACGAGCTGGCCGAGCAGCGCTTCCAGGAGGGCGTGGACGACAACCTCACTGTACTCGACGCGCAGCGCACGCATTACGGCACGCAGCAGACCCTGGTGCGCACGCGCCTGACGCGGCTGAACAACCTCATCCATCTGTACAAGGCGCTGGGCGGCGGCTGGACTGAGCACACGGTGCAATCGGGCGCCACGGCGCAGCAGTCCGCCCGGTCGCCGGGATGA
- a CDS encoding efflux RND transporter permease subunit, translated as MNFPRFFINRPIFAIVLSVLMLIAGAISYFQLPLSEYPQVTPPTVQVTASYPGANPQVIADTVASPLEQAINGVEGMMYMQSQMSTDGKMVLTVSFEQHINADIAQIQVQNRVSRALPRLPPEVQRIGVVTEKTSPDVLMVVHLLSPGGRYDPLYVSNYATLHVKDELARTPGVGDVLVWGAGEYSMRVWLEPAKVAARGLIASDVVAAIREQNIQVAAGSVGQQPDASAAFQVTVNTLGRLSSEEQFGEIVVKTGADGQVTRLRDVARISMGADSYSLRSLLNGEPAVGIQIIQSPGANALDVSSAVRAAMDRLQAKFPDGIEYRIAYDPTVFVRASLQSVAVTLLEAIFLVVIVVVLFLQSWRASIIPLIAVPVSLVGTFAVMHMFGFSLNTLSLFGLVLSIGIVVDDAIVVVENVERHIALGESPKDAARKAMDEVTGPILAITSVLAAVFIPSAFLSGLQGEFYRQFALTIAFSTILSAINSLTLSPALAAILLKPHHGAAKPDRVTRIIDGVFGGFFRRFNRFFDRASNSYVGGVRRAVRGSAIVLLLYVGFLGLTWLGFHKVPAGFVPAQDKYYLVGIAQLPTGASLDRTEAVVKEMTKIALAEPGVESVVAFPGLSVNGPVNQPNTALMFAMLKPFDERKDPSLSAFAIQGKLMGKFSQIPDGFVGIFPPPPVPGLGSMGGFKLQIEDRAGLGPEALAQAQGQIMGKAMQAPELANMLASFQTNAPQLQVDIDRVKAKSQGVSLTEVFDTLQVNLGSLYVNDFNRFGRTYRVMAQADAQFRMQAEDIGMLKVRNAAGDMIPLSAFATIERSSGPDRVMHYNGFPSADISGGPAPGYSSGQATAAIEKIVSESLPDGMTYEWTDLTFQEKRVGNTAIYIFALAVLLAFLFLAAQYNSWSLPFAVLLIAPMALLSAIAGVWLSGGDNNIFTQIGFVVLIGLAAKNAILIVEFARAKESEGADPLAAVLEAARLRLRPILMTSFAFIAGVVPLVLASGAGAEMRHAMGIAVFAGMLGVTVFGLVLTPVFYVVVRKLALRREARHARVGMTDQHA; from the coding sequence ATGAATTTCCCCCGCTTCTTCATCAACCGGCCCATCTTCGCCATCGTCCTGTCGGTGCTGATGCTGATCGCGGGCGCGATCAGCTACTTCCAGCTGCCGCTGAGCGAATACCCGCAGGTCACGCCTCCCACGGTGCAGGTCACCGCTAGCTATCCCGGTGCCAACCCGCAAGTGATCGCCGATACCGTGGCATCACCGCTGGAGCAGGCGATCAACGGCGTAGAAGGCATGATGTACATGCAGTCTCAGATGTCCACCGACGGGAAAATGGTGCTCACCGTCTCCTTCGAGCAGCATATCAACGCCGACATTGCGCAGATCCAGGTGCAAAACCGGGTCTCGCGGGCGTTGCCGCGCCTACCGCCTGAAGTTCAGCGCATCGGTGTTGTCACCGAGAAAACGTCGCCGGACGTTCTCATGGTGGTGCATTTGCTTTCGCCTGGAGGTCGATATGATCCGCTGTACGTCTCCAACTACGCCACACTTCATGTGAAGGATGAGCTGGCTCGTACGCCAGGCGTCGGCGATGTCCTAGTCTGGGGCGCCGGGGAGTATTCGATGCGGGTCTGGCTCGAACCCGCCAAGGTCGCTGCTCGTGGGCTGATCGCGAGCGACGTGGTTGCCGCCATCCGCGAGCAGAACATACAGGTTGCCGCTGGTTCGGTTGGTCAGCAGCCGGATGCCTCGGCGGCGTTCCAGGTCACGGTCAACACTCTGGGCCGACTGTCGAGCGAGGAGCAATTCGGCGAGATCGTCGTGAAGACGGGCGCCGACGGCCAGGTAACTCGCCTGCGGGATGTCGCCCGCATCTCGATGGGGGCCGATTCCTACTCTTTGCGCAGCCTGCTCAATGGCGAGCCGGCGGTGGGGATACAGATCATCCAGAGCCCGGGCGCGAACGCGCTGGATGTGTCTAGCGCGGTGCGCGCGGCAATGGACCGACTTCAAGCTAAGTTCCCCGACGGCATTGAGTATAGGATCGCCTACGACCCCACGGTCTTCGTGCGCGCCTCGCTCCAGTCCGTCGCCGTCACGCTGCTGGAGGCCATCTTCCTGGTGGTGATCGTGGTGGTGCTGTTCCTGCAATCCTGGCGCGCGTCGATCATCCCGCTGATCGCCGTGCCGGTCTCGCTGGTCGGCACGTTCGCGGTGATGCACATGTTCGGTTTCTCGCTGAACACACTGTCGCTGTTCGGACTGGTGCTGTCCATCGGCATCGTGGTGGATGACGCCATCGTGGTGGTGGAGAACGTGGAGCGCCACATAGCGCTGGGCGAATCACCCAAGGACGCGGCGCGCAAGGCGATGGATGAAGTGACTGGCCCGATCCTGGCCATCACCTCGGTGCTGGCAGCGGTCTTCATCCCCTCGGCGTTCCTGTCGGGGCTGCAGGGCGAGTTCTATCGCCAGTTCGCGCTAACCATCGCGTTCTCGACCATCCTGTCGGCGATCAACTCGCTTACGCTGTCGCCAGCGCTGGCCGCCATCCTGCTCAAGCCGCACCACGGCGCGGCCAAGCCCGATCGCGTCACGCGCATCATCGACGGCGTGTTCGGCGGCTTCTTCCGCCGCTTCAACCGCTTCTTCGACCGCGCCTCGAATTCCTACGTCGGGGGCGTGCGCCGCGCGGTGCGCGGCAGCGCCATCGTGCTGCTGCTCTACGTCGGCTTCCTGGGCCTGACCTGGCTGGGCTTCCACAAGGTGCCTGCGGGCTTCGTGCCCGCCCAGGACAAGTACTACCTCGTGGGCATCGCCCAGCTTCCGACCGGCGCCTCGCTGGATCGCACCGAGGCGGTCGTCAAGGAGATGACCAAGATCGCACTGGCTGAGCCGGGCGTCGAGAGCGTGGTGGCCTTCCCGGGCCTGTCGGTCAATGGACCGGTGAACCAGCCGAACACCGCGCTGATGTTCGCCATGCTCAAGCCCTTCGATGAGCGCAAGGACCCGTCGCTGTCGGCCTTCGCCATCCAGGGCAAGCTCATGGGCAAGTTCAGCCAGATCCCGGACGGCTTCGTCGGCATCTTCCCGCCGCCGCCGGTGCCGGGCCTGGGTTCTATGGGCGGCTTTAAGCTGCAGATCGAGGACCGGGCGGGCCTGGGTCCCGAGGCGCTTGCACAAGCACAGGGCCAGATCATGGGCAAGGCCATGCAGGCGCCCGAGCTGGCGAACATGCTCGCCAGCTTCCAGACCAATGCGCCGCAGTTGCAGGTGGACATCGACCGGGTGAAGGCCAAGTCGCAGGGCGTGTCGCTGACCGAGGTGTTCGACACCCTGCAGGTCAACCTTGGCTCGCTCTACGTCAACGACTTCAACCGCTTCGGTCGCACCTACCGGGTAATGGCCCAAGCCGATGCGCAGTTCCGCATGCAGGCTGAGGACATAGGCATGCTCAAGGTGCGCAATGCAGCGGGCGACATGATCCCGCTGAGCGCGTTCGCGACCATCGAGCGCAGTTCCGGCCCCGACCGGGTGATGCATTACAACGGCTTCCCCTCGGCGGACATCAGCGGCGGGCCAGCGCCGGGCTACTCATCCGGCCAGGCCACCGCCGCGATTGAGAAGATCGTGAGCGAATCGCTGCCTGACGGTATGACCTACGAATGGACGGACCTGACTTTCCAGGAAAAGCGAGTTGGCAATACTGCTATCTATATCTTCGCGCTGGCGGTGCTGCTCGCCTTCCTGTTCCTGGCGGCCCAGTACAACAGTTGGTCGCTGCCGTTCGCTGTGCTGCTGATTGCACCCATGGCGCTGCTCTCGGCGATCGCCGGCGTCTGGCTCTCTGGGGGGGACAACAACATCTTCACGCAGATCGGTTTCGTGGTGCTGATCGGCCTGGCCGCCAAGAACGCGATCCTGATCGTGGAGTTCGCCCGCGCGAAGGAAAGCGAAGGGGCCGATCCGCTGGCAGCCGTGCTCGAAGCCGCGCGCTTGCGGCTGCGCCCGATCCTGATGACGTCGTTCGCCTTCATCGCTGGCGTGGTGCCGCTGGTGCTGGCCAGCGGTGCGGGCGCCGAGATGCGCCACGCCATGGGCATCGCGGTGTTCGCCGGCATGCTGGGCGTGACGGTATTCGGCCTGGTGCTGACGCCGGTGTTCTACGTCGTGGTGCGCAAGCTGGCGCTGCGCCGCGAAGCGCGCCATGCCCGTGTCGGCATGACCGACCAGCACGCATGA
- a CDS encoding efflux RND transporter periplasmic adaptor subunit: protein MRKKIRIVVVAGVIAAVGGIAIAARDAKDEGKAAAPPAGAPMAPQVPVAEVITRTVAPSAEYTGFLAAPKTVELRSRVGGAVDAVSVPEGSLVRKGQLLFQIDPRPFQVTLDTAAAQLQQAEVLASQAQADFDRAERLVATGAVARKTYDDAVSARSARQAQVQAAKAAVAAARLDLSYARVTAPIAGRVDRVLVTEGNLVSGGVAGAATLLTTIVSIDPLHVYFDIDEATYLNVVSRSRPAAGAGGKASLPVQVGLTTDKGFPHRGALDFVGNTIDRSTGTIRARAVVPNPDGRMAPGMFARVKLSTGAAREAVLIDDQAVGTDQGRNYVLVVGENNQAQYRPIELGPVVDGLRVINGSLQAGEKIIIKGLVRPGMAVTPRMVPMQPPAAPAAGADPAKADGAAGSAEARK from the coding sequence ATGCGTAAAAAAATCAGAATCGTTGTGGTGGCAGGCGTCATCGCAGCCGTCGGGGGCATAGCGATTGCCGCCCGCGACGCCAAGGACGAGGGCAAGGCCGCGGCGCCCCCGGCGGGCGCGCCGATGGCGCCGCAGGTGCCCGTGGCCGAGGTCATCACCCGCACGGTCGCGCCATCGGCCGAGTACACCGGCTTCCTGGCCGCGCCCAAGACCGTCGAGCTGCGCTCGCGGGTCGGCGGCGCCGTCGATGCTGTGAGCGTCCCCGAGGGCAGCCTGGTGCGCAAGGGACAACTGCTGTTCCAGATCGACCCCCGACCGTTCCAGGTCACGCTCGACACGGCTGCGGCGCAACTGCAACAGGCCGAGGTGCTGGCCAGTCAGGCCCAGGCCGACTTCGACCGCGCCGAGCGCCTGGTGGCGACCGGCGCTGTCGCGCGCAAGACCTACGACGATGCCGTCTCCGCGCGCAGTGCGCGCCAGGCCCAGGTGCAAGCGGCCAAGGCCGCCGTCGCTGCGGCGCGGCTGGATCTGTCCTACGCCCGCGTCACGGCGCCCATCGCCGGGCGCGTTGACCGCGTGCTCGTGACCGAGGGCAACCTGGTCAGCGGCGGTGTCGCCGGCGCGGCCACGCTGCTGACCACGATCGTGTCCATCGACCCGCTGCACGTGTACTTCGACATCGACGAAGCCACGTACCTCAACGTCGTGAGCCGCTCGCGGCCCGCTGCGGGCGCCGGCGGCAAGGCCTCGCTGCCCGTGCAGGTCGGGCTGACCACGGACAAGGGTTTCCCGCACAGGGGCGCGCTCGACTTCGTGGGCAACACCATTGACCGAAGCACCGGCACGATCCGCGCGCGCGCCGTTGTGCCCAACCCGGATGGGCGCATGGCACCCGGCATGTTCGCCCGGGTCAAGCTGTCCACCGGCGCGGCGCGCGAGGCCGTCCTGATCGACGATCAGGCCGTGGGCACCGACCAAGGGCGCAACTACGTGCTGGTCGTGGGCGAGAACAACCAGGCCCAGTACCGGCCCATCGAACTGGGGCCGGTGGTGGACGGGCTGCGCGTCATCAACGGCAGCCTGCAGGCCGGTGAGAAGATCATCATCAAGGGCCTCGTGCGCCCCGGCATGGCGGTCACGCCGCGCATGGTGCCCATGCAGCCGCCCGCGGCACCGGCCGCCGGCGCGGACCCCGCCAAGGCTGACGGCGCGGCCGGCTCGGCGGAGGCCCGCAAATGA
- a CDS encoding ArsR/SmtB family transcription factor has protein sequence MTSRKTTSADTAQCSTTSHDAATDALAMSQSDVAVLAETFRLLGDQSRLKILLQCMHGSVAVGDIAEALDLSQSLVSHHLRLLRGARLVRGERQAKHIFYSIADQHVSQVLQDMAVHISEDKADD, from the coding sequence ATGACGTCCCGCAAAACCACCAGCGCCGACACCGCGCAATGCTCGACCACCAGCCACGACGCGGCGACCGATGCCCTCGCAATGTCGCAAAGTGACGTCGCTGTTCTGGCCGAGACCTTCCGCCTGCTGGGCGACCAATCGCGATTGAAGATCCTGCTGCAGTGCATGCATGGCTCGGTCGCCGTGGGGGACATCGCCGAAGCGCTCGACCTGTCGCAGTCTCTGGTCAGCCATCACCTGCGGCTGCTGCGCGGTGCGCGCCTCGTGCGCGGCGAACGCCAAGCCAAGCACATCTTCTACAGCATCGCGGACCAGCACGTCAGCCAGGTGCTGCAGGACATGGCGGTCCACATTTCCGAGGACAAAGCCGACGACTGA
- a CDS encoding cation diffusion facilitator family transporter: MSQSHAHDHGHDHDHDHDHTPTVTSANERKVLLSFFLIFGFMVVEAVGGVLSGSLALLADAGHMLTDAAALALAYAAFRFGRRAADSKRTFGYLRFEVIAGFLNAVTLFAIVAWIAYEAWERLQAPPVILAGPMMIVAVLGLLVNVLVLWIMTRGETDHVNVKGAILHVMGDLLGSVGAIVAAIVIYLTGWTPIDPILSVLVAALILRSAWKLLAKSIHILLEGAPEDASPEKVEQGLMGAVPGLAAVSHVHVWQLTSGRTMATLHVRPNVDEEARAVVKRVEAVLREQFSIEHATVGIDWNSGTDENVCSLQPTSERQDHSGHDHSGHDHSGHDHSGHDHGNHKHGGGHSHGHDHDHSAPGHRH; encoded by the coding sequence ATGTCCCAATCCCACGCACATGACCATGGTCACGATCACGACCATGATCATGACCACACCCCGACCGTGACCAGCGCCAACGAGCGCAAGGTCCTGCTGTCCTTTTTCCTGATCTTCGGCTTCATGGTCGTGGAGGCCGTCGGAGGCGTGCTGTCGGGCTCGCTGGCCTTGCTGGCCGACGCGGGCCACATGCTGACCGACGCCGCGGCGCTCGCACTGGCCTACGCAGCATTCCGGTTCGGCCGCCGCGCGGCCGACAGCAAGCGCACCTTCGGCTACCTGCGCTTCGAGGTCATCGCCGGTTTCCTGAACGCCGTGACCCTGTTCGCGATCGTCGCTTGGATCGCCTACGAGGCGTGGGAGCGGCTGCAGGCGCCGCCCGTGATCCTGGCCGGCCCGATGATGATCGTCGCCGTGCTCGGCCTGCTGGTGAACGTGCTCGTGCTGTGGATCATGACCCGCGGAGAGACCGATCACGTCAACGTGAAGGGGGCCATCCTGCACGTGATGGGCGACCTGCTCGGCTCGGTCGGCGCCATCGTCGCTGCGATCGTCATCTACCTCACGGGCTGGACGCCGATCGATCCCATCCTGTCGGTCCTGGTCGCGGCGCTGATCCTGCGCAGCGCATGGAAGCTGCTCGCCAAGTCGATCCACATCCTGCTGGAAGGCGCGCCGGAGGATGCTTCGCCGGAGAAGGTGGAGCAAGGCCTGATGGGCGCCGTGCCGGGCCTGGCGGCCGTCAGCCACGTTCACGTGTGGCAGCTCACCTCCGGGCGCACGATGGCCACGCTGCACGTTCGCCCCAACGTGGACGAGGAAGCACGCGCCGTGGTCAAGCGCGTCGAAGCGGTGCTTCGAGAGCAATTCAGCATCGAACACGCCACGGTCGGGATCGACTGGAACTCGGGCACCGACGAGAACGTCTGCAGCTTGCAGCCCACGTCGGAGCGTCAGGACCACAGCGGCCACGATCACAGCGGTCATGACCACAGCGGGCACGACCACAGCGGCCATGATCATGGCAATCACAAGCATGGCGGCGGGCACAGCCACGGCCATGACCACGACCATTCCGCTCCTGGTCACAGGCATTGA
- a CDS encoding metal-sensing transcriptional repressor: MEDMHKHTTHPDLVKRLKRAEGHLRHVIGMIEGGETCLDIARQLAAVESAVTAAKRVLIHDHIDHCLSHDEDSVLTEMKALTKLL, translated from the coding sequence ATGGAAGACATGCATAAGCACACCACCCATCCCGACCTGGTGAAGCGGCTCAAGCGCGCCGAGGGGCATCTGCGGCACGTCATCGGGATGATCGAAGGGGGAGAAACCTGCCTCGACATCGCCCGCCAGCTCGCGGCGGTGGAAAGCGCGGTGACGGCGGCCAAGCGCGTCCTGATCCACGACCACATCGACCACTGCCTGTCCCATGACGAGGACTCCGTTCTGACCGAAATGAAGGCGCTGACCAAACTGCTCTGA
- a CDS encoding MFS transporter, producing MLSVLNNRTYRHLFTAQVIALVGTGLMTVALGLLAYELAGADAGAVLGTALAIKMLAYAGVAPVAQAFADRLPRRSLLVALDLVRAAVALCLPFVTEVWQIYLLIFVLQAASAGFTPTFQATIPDILPDEEDYTKALSLSRLAYDLESLISPMLAAALLTVISFHNLFAGTVLGFLVSAALVVSVRLPTSVPGPRRGIWERTTRGTRIYLATPRLRGLLAISLAVSAAGAMVIVNTVVLVKARFGLGEVEVAWALAAFGGGSMVAAFVLPSLLEKVADRPAMLTGAAVLVVGTAIGALLPSYALLLPLWLVIGFGYSVAQTPSGRLLRRSAHAEDRPAIFAAHFALSHACWLICYPLAGRFGAAMGLQSTFVVMSLIGLAGVALALRLWPASDPSDLAHDHPNLSADHPHLRQHANQGGHHHVLVVDDLHRIWPKG from the coding sequence ATGCTCTCCGTCCTGAATAACCGCACCTACCGCCACCTGTTCACCGCCCAGGTGATCGCGCTCGTCGGCACCGGCCTGATGACGGTGGCGCTCGGCCTGCTGGCCTACGAGCTGGCCGGCGCGGATGCAGGCGCGGTGCTCGGGACGGCGCTGGCCATCAAGATGCTGGCCTACGCGGGGGTCGCGCCGGTCGCGCAGGCCTTCGCCGACCGGCTCCCGCGGCGCTCGCTGCTCGTGGCGCTGGACCTCGTGCGAGCGGCCGTCGCGCTGTGCCTGCCCTTCGTCACCGAGGTCTGGCAGATCTACCTGCTGATCTTCGTTCTGCAGGCGGCATCCGCCGGCTTCACGCCGACCTTCCAGGCCACCATCCCGGACATCCTTCCCGACGAAGAGGACTACACGAAGGCGCTGTCGCTGTCCCGGCTGGCCTACGACCTGGAAAGCCTGATTTCCCCGATGCTGGCCGCCGCGCTGCTGACCGTCATCAGCTTTCACAACCTGTTCGCGGGAACGGTGCTCGGTTTCCTCGTTTCAGCCGCTCTCGTGGTCAGCGTGCGGTTGCCCACGTCCGTCCCCGGCCCGCGCCGCGGCATCTGGGAGCGAACGACGCGCGGCACGCGCATCTACCTCGCCACGCCTCGCCTGCGGGGCCTGCTGGCGATCAGCCTGGCCGTCTCGGCGGCCGGCGCGATGGTGATCGTGAACACGGTGGTGCTCGTGAAGGCGCGTTTCGGCCTGGGCGAAGTCGAGGTGGCGTGGGCACTGGCGGCGTTCGGAGGCGGCTCGATGGTGGCCGCCTTCGTCTTGCCGTCCCTACTGGAGAAAGTAGCCGACCGACCCGCGATGCTCACCGGCGCCGCTGTCCTCGTCGTGGGCACGGCGATCGGCGCACTGCTGCCGAGCTATGCGCTGTTGCTGCCGCTGTGGCTGGTGATCGGCTTTGGCTACAGCGTGGCGCAGACGCCATCCGGCCGTCTTCTGCGCCGCTCGGCCCACGCCGAGGACCGTCCAGCGATCTTCGCGGCCCACTTCGCGCTGTCGCACGCCTGCTGGCTCATCTGCTACCCGCTGGCCGGACGCTTCGGCGCGGCCATGGGGCTGCAATCGACGTTCGTCGTCATGTCCTTGATCGGCCTAGCTGGCGTGGCGCTGGCGCTTCGGCTGTGGCCGGCCAGCGACCCGTCGGACTTGGCCCATGACCATCCGAACCTGTCGGCGGATCACCCCCACTTGCGTCAGCACGCGAACCAAGGCGGGCACCATCACGTGCTGGTCGTGGATGACTTGCACCGGATCTGGCCGAAAGGATAG
- a CDS encoding ArsR/SmtB family transcription factor, with protein sequence MTPRKPASAPPKGPSTDLASLSQNDVTILAETFRLLGDPSRLKVMLCCMKGSTSVSDIAEAVELSQSLVSHHLRLLRGARLVKGARQSKQIFYEVADKHVSQVLLDMAIHIVEDNSDD encoded by the coding sequence ATGACTCCACGCAAACCAGCCAGTGCCCCACCGAAGGGCCCAAGCACCGATCTGGCCTCCCTGTCACAGAATGACGTGACCATCCTGGCCGAGACTTTCCGGCTCCTGGGCGATCCGTCGCGGCTCAAGGTCATGCTGTGCTGCATGAAGGGGTCCACGTCGGTAAGCGACATCGCGGAAGCCGTCGAACTCTCGCAGTCGTTGGTCAGCCATCACCTTCGACTGTTGCGTGGAGCCCGTCTGGTCAAGGGCGCGCGCCAGTCCAAGCAGATCTTCTATGAGGTAGCGGACAAGCACGTGAGCCAGGTGCTGCTGGACATGGCCATCCACATCGTTGAGGACAACAGCGACGACTAG